A genomic window from Enoplosus armatus isolate fEnoArm2 chromosome 18, fEnoArm2.hap1, whole genome shotgun sequence includes:
- the pdcl gene encoding phosducin-like protein → MRSSVLGSAWVLLLLLREPACRGDEVTSNTVNPCCYFPCQHWSVCVRYGEDKYECDCTRTGYYGENCTIPEFWTRVRQFLKPGPDVVHYILTHFRWIWDIINYTFLRDVLMRLVLTVRSNLIPSPPTFNSKYGYLSWESYYNLSYYTRILPPVPEDCPTPMGVNGKVLLPDPELLVERLLKRRTFRPDPQGSNLMFAFFAQHFTHQFFKTYNRMGLGYTKALAHGVDAGHIYGDNLERQLQLRLHKDGKLKYQLVDGEMYPPSVADAPVRMSYPPGVPPESQMAIGQEVFGLLPGLGMYATLWLREHNRVCDILKAEHPTWDDEQLFQTTRLIIIGATIKIVIEEYVQHLSGYLLQLKFDPTLLFNSQFQYANRIALEFSQLYHWHPLMPDSFFINGDELSYSQFLFNTSVLTNYGIEKLVDAFSRQVSGQIGGGHNINAVVTRVAVGTIKESRQLRMQSFNEYRKRFNLKPYTSFRQFTDNEEIARELEELYGDIDALEFYPGMMLEQTRPGAIFGESIVEMGAPFSLKGLLGNPICSPDYWKPSTFGGKVGYDIVNSATLKKLVCLNTKTCPYVAFKVPPEERSKRGNVDSKLRTDEAIVMTTLDDKILGEKLQYYYSSSEDEGSDNEDEDGENKTIRDANVNEPEIDYSADGSAINTGPKGVINDWRKYKQLEVEQKQEQKNEMERLIKKLSMTCRSDLDLEKDKEKQKELQDKIKGKMTMQEYNMLQEEEDDEDFLQHYRMQRIEEMRRQLCRGKRFAQVYDLNSGEDFLEALDKEDKSTLVMIHIYEPDVPGCEAMSGSLMCLAQEYPLVKFCSVRSSAISTSALFRDSALPALLVYKGGDLIGNFVRVTDQLGEDFFAVDVEALLQEYGLLPDKPPLIAKTVRNGAIIQNTVSDEDSDLDID, encoded by the exons ATGAGAT CCTCTGTCCTAGGATCAGCTTGGGTTCTTCTCTTGCTGTTGCGGGAGCCTGCATGTCGGGGTGATGAGGTTACCTCCAACACAG tgAACCCATGCTGTTATTTCCCCTGTCAgcactggagtgtgtgtgtgaggtatgGTGAGGACAAGTATGAGTGTGACTGCACTCGAACCGGCTACTACGGAGAAAACTGCACTATCC CGGAGTTTTGGACCAGAGTGCGTCAGTTCTTGAAGCCCGGTCCAGATGTGGTGCATTACATACTCACCCATTTCCGCTGGATCTGGGACATCATCAACTACACCTTCCTACGGGACGTTCTCATGCGGCTGGTTCTAACAG TTAGATCCAACTTAATACCAAGCCCTCCAACCTTCAATTCAAAATATGGCTACCTCAGCTGGGAATCCTACTATAATCTGAGCTACTACACTCGGATTCTGCCCCCAGTGCCAGAGGACTGCCCTACGCCTATGGGGGTCAACG GCAAGGTTTTGCTGCCTGACCCTGAGCTGCTGGTTGAGAGGCTGCTGAAGAGAAGGACGTTCAGACCTGACCCCCAGGGCTCCAACCTCATGTTCGCCTTCTTTGCACAGCACTTCACCCACCAGTTCTTTAAGACCTACAATCGCATGGGTCTGGGCTACACTAAGGCTCTTGCGCATGGG GTGGATGCAGGACACATTTATGGAGACAACCTGGAACGTCAGCTCCAGCTCAGGCTTCACAAAGACGGAAAACTCAAGTATCAG TTAGTTGACGGCGAGATGTACCCTCCCTCTGTAGCTGATGCACCCGTTAGGATGAGCTACCCCCCTGGGGTCCCTCCTGAGAGCCAGATGGCTATTGGTCAGGAAGTGTTTGGACTCCTCCCTGGTTTGGGAATGTACGCCACGCTGTGGCTGAGAGAACATAACCGAGTATGTGACATCCTGAAGGCAGAGCACCCCACCTGGGATGATGAACAGCTTTTCCAGACCACACGCCTCATCATCATTG GTGCAACAATAAAAATAGTGATAGAGGAGTATGTGCAGCACCTCAGTGGATACCTGCTGCAGTTGAAGTTTGATCCCACCCTGCTGTTTAACTCCCAATTCCAGTATGCGAACCGTATCGCTCTGGAGTTCAGCCAGCTCTACCACTGGCACCCTTTGATGCCTGACAGCTTCTTTATAAACGGAGATGAACTATCCTACTCACAGTTCCTCTTCAACACTTCTGTTCTCACAAACTACGGCATTGAGAAGCTGGTGGATGCCTTCTCTCGGCAAGTTTCTGGCCAG ATTGGCGGTGGCCATAACATCAATGCTGTGGTGACCCGAGTGGCTGTGGGGACCATAAAGGAGTCCCGCCAACTCCGGATGCAGTCCTTCAATGAGTACAGGAAGCGCTTTAACCTTAAGCCGTATACGTCGTTCAGACAATTCACTG ATAACGAGGAGATAGCCCGCGAGCTTGAGGAGTTGTATGGTGACATTGATGCTCTTGAATTTTATCCTGGTATGATGTTGGAGCAAACACGGCCAGGGGCCATATTTGGAGAGAGCATAGTGGAGATGGGTGCCCCCTTCTCCCTTAAAGGCCTGCTGGGAAACCCTATATGTTCTCCAGATTACTGGAAGCCCAGCACCTTTGGAGGCAAAGTCGGCTATGACATAGTGAACTCTGCCACGCTGAAGAAGCTGGTCTGTCTAAACACCAAGACATGTCCGTACGTGGCGTTTAAAGTACCACCAGAGGAGCGATcgaaaagaggaaatgttgaCAGTAAACTAAGGACTGATGA AGCCATTGTCATGACGACTCTGGATGACAAGATCCTGGGAGAGAAGCTGCAGTACTACTACAGCAGCAGCGAGGACGAAGGCAGCGACAACGAAGATGAGGATGGGGAGAACAAGACCATCCGGGACGCTAACGTCAATGAGCCTGAGATAGACTACAGCGCTGATGGAAGTGCTATCAACACAG GACCAAAGGGTGTCATCAATGACTGGAGGAAGTACAAGCAACTGGAGGTGGAGCAGAAACAAGAGCAGAAGAACGAGATGGAAAGACTGATCAAGAAGCTGTCAATGACCTGCCGCTCTGACCTCGAcctggaaaaagacaaagagaaacagaaagagctGCAGGACAAAATCAAAGGCAAA ATGACCATGCAAGAGTACAACATGCtccaggaagaggaggatgatgaagactTCCTCCAGCATTACCGCATGCAGCGCATTGAGGAGATGCGGCGCCAGCTCTGCCGTGGCAAACGCTTTGCGCAGGTCTATGATCTTAATAGCGGAGAGGACTTCCTGGAGGCTTTGGACAAGGAGGACAAAAGCACATTGGTCATGATACACATCTACGAGCCAGATGTCCCGGGCTGCGAGGCCATGAGCGGCAGCCTTATGTGTCTTGCTCAGGAATACCCACTGGTCAAGTTCTGCAGCGTACGCAGCTCGGCCATCAGCACCAGCGCACTGTTCAGAGACAGCGCTCTGCCTGCCCTGCTCGTTTACAAAGGAGGGGACCTGATCGGGAACTTCGTGAGGGTCACAGACCAGCTCGGGGAAGACTTCTTTGCTGTAGACGTGGAGGCCCTGCTGCAGGAGTACGGCCTGCTTCCTGACAAGCCCCCCCTCATCGCGAAGACAGTTCGCAACGGAGCCATCATACAGAACACTGTGAGCGATGAGGACTCTGACCTTGATATAGACTAG
- the rpl37 gene encoding large ribosomal subunit protein eL37 gives MTKGTSSFGKRRNKTHTLCRRCGSKAYHLQKSSCGKCGYPEKRKRKYNWSAKAKRRNTTGTGRLRHLKVVYRRFRNGFREGTTPKPRRAAVAASSSS, from the exons ATG ACGAAGGGAACATCATCTTTCGGTAAGCGCCGGAACAAGACGCACACCCTGTGCCGTCGTTGCGGGTCCAAGGCCTACCACCTGCAGAAGTCCTCCTGTGGCAAGTGTGGCTACCCTGAGAAGCGCAAGAGAAAGT acAACTGGAGCGCTAAGGCCAAGAGGAGGAACACCACTGGCACTGGCCGTCTGAGACACCTGAAGGTCGTCTACCGCAGATTCAG GAATGGTTTCAGGGAAGGCACCACCCCCAAACCCAGACGTGCTGCAGTGGCCGCCTCCAGCTCATcctaa